The proteins below are encoded in one region of Terriglobales bacterium:
- the dprA gene encoding DNA-processing protein DprA, giving the protein MSTPAGSPEKMLYWLALAQAPQLGPARAKRLAESLGGVASVFHASLTELEAAGLHAASAQAIFNGKAMQAAQEELVRAASAGAQVVGLDDAAYPARLRQIYDPPLVLYVRGNVEALAQPGIAVVGTRHPTPYGVGMAERLACDLSARGLIIISGLARGVDSAAHRGAVNAKGKTVAVLGTGVDVVYPRENKPLAESLLEIGGALVSEFALGTFAAPQNFPIRNRIISGLALGVLVVEAGEYSGTRITARMALEQNRDLYAVPGNVTNKTSWGPNTLIKQGAKLTATWEDVWEELPPDVRLALTPAEGAETERGAAASLFSDEPLSDHERSVFRLLKADESTHIDEIVQALETQLSSSEIFAALFELELAGKIRQLPGKNYVKAF; this is encoded by the coding sequence ATGTCGACTCCCGCGGGTTCTCCGGAAAAGATGCTGTACTGGCTGGCGCTGGCGCAGGCGCCGCAACTAGGGCCGGCGCGCGCGAAGAGACTGGCCGAGTCGCTGGGCGGGGTGGCCAGTGTGTTTCACGCATCGCTGACCGAGTTGGAAGCAGCCGGGCTGCATGCGGCGTCGGCACAGGCGATCTTCAACGGCAAGGCGATGCAGGCGGCGCAGGAAGAGCTGGTGCGGGCGGCGTCGGCCGGGGCGCAGGTCGTTGGCCTCGATGACGCCGCGTATCCGGCGCGCCTGCGGCAAATCTACGACCCGCCGCTGGTTTTGTACGTCCGCGGCAACGTGGAAGCGCTGGCGCAGCCGGGAATTGCGGTGGTCGGGACCAGGCACCCCACCCCCTACGGAGTGGGCATGGCCGAACGGCTGGCCTGCGACCTTTCGGCCCGCGGCCTCATCATTATTAGTGGGCTGGCGCGCGGGGTAGACTCGGCGGCCCACCGGGGCGCGGTCAACGCCAAGGGGAAGACCGTGGCCGTGCTGGGCACCGGCGTTGACGTGGTTTATCCACGCGAGAACAAGCCCCTGGCCGAGAGCCTGCTCGAAATCGGCGGCGCGCTGGTCAGCGAATTTGCTCTGGGCACGTTTGCCGCGCCGCAGAATTTTCCCATTCGCAACCGGATCATCAGCGGGCTCGCCCTCGGCGTGCTGGTCGTCGAGGCGGGCGAGTACAGCGGCACGCGCATCACGGCGCGCATGGCGCTGGAGCAGAACCGCGACCTGTACGCGGTGCCGGGGAACGTGACCAACAAGACCTCATGGGGGCCGAACACGCTCATCAAGCAGGGCGCCAAGCTGACCGCGACATGGGAAGACGTTTGGGAGGAACTCCCGCCGGATGTGCGACTTGCACTGACCCCGGCGGAGGGCGCTGAAACCGAACGGGGGGCTGCCGCATCTCTATTCAGCGACGAACCGTTAAGTGATCACGAACGCAGTGTCTTTCGCCTCCTGAAAGCGGACGAGTCAACCCACATTGACGAGATCGTGCAGGCACTCGAGACGCAGCTCTCGTCGTCGGAGATTTTTGCGGCGCTGTTTGAGCTGGAGCTGGCGGGGAAAATCCGTCAATTGCCGGGCAAGAATTACGTCAAGGCGTTCTGA
- the topA gene encoding type I DNA topoisomerase, with translation MSKGLVIVESPAKAKTIQKYLGRGFTVEASLGHVKDLPKSNLGVDIENDFETDYVVIPGKEKVLAKLKKLAEGADAIYLAPDPDREGEAIAAHLADELGGNGSKKKKAKKAAANGREIHRVTFNEITQRAVREAFEHPRTIDRNLVDAQQTRRVLDRLVGYQISPLLWDKVRRGLSAGRVQTVALRLIVEREREIKAFQKTEYWTLDAHLAAGKPPAFDAHLVGANPEKNVVPDAATAERLNAALEKAEWTVTGVEKKERRRSPAPPFTTSKLQQDSSRKLRFSVKRTMMLAQRLYEGVELGEEGSVGLITYMRTDSVNVSKDALAEVREFIPQQFGAAFVPEQPNFYKSRKAAQEAHEAIRPTSVARHPDSIRQYLKDDEYKVYKLIWQRFVASQMTPAVFDQTVVDIEARTNGDAYPFRVTGSVLKFEGFLKVYEESKEGKDEEDEALRHKLPPLEAGQKLALRELKPEQHFTEPPPRYNEASLVKELEERGIGRPSTYAAILTTIQERQYVQKVGGKFVPTEIGLVVTDLLVENFPDIFDLQYTARLEEELDDIEEGKEQWTDALGEFYKKFEKDLNYARKHMENIKRMEKPTEEKCERCGSPLVIKWGKHGSFYACSSYDKNDPNSCTFTRENPIDLPDLDSADMQETSQEEYCENCGRPMVLKRGRFGQFMACTGYPDCKTTRRLDQGKKVPDIPLEETCPKCGRNMVLRHGRYGEFVSCSGYPECKYIKQNFIGVKCPECKDGDLVEKKARKRGNSFYGCSNYPKCKFTSAHKPIAEKCPQCGSEYLVEKNLKSGLVIACPKGECDYSRPLEAVAAS, from the coding sequence TTGTCAAAGGGTTTAGTCATCGTCGAATCGCCGGCCAAGGCGAAGACCATCCAGAAATATCTTGGCAGGGGCTTCACGGTTGAGGCGTCGCTGGGGCACGTCAAGGACCTGCCCAAGAGCAACCTCGGCGTGGACATTGAAAACGATTTTGAAACGGACTACGTCGTTATTCCCGGCAAGGAAAAGGTCCTTGCCAAGCTGAAGAAGCTGGCCGAGGGCGCCGATGCCATCTATCTGGCGCCCGATCCGGACCGCGAAGGCGAAGCCATTGCCGCGCACCTGGCCGACGAACTGGGCGGCAACGGATCGAAGAAGAAAAAAGCGAAGAAGGCGGCGGCCAACGGACGCGAGATCCATCGCGTCACGTTCAATGAGATCACGCAGCGGGCGGTGCGGGAGGCGTTCGAGCATCCGCGCACGATTGACCGCAACCTGGTGGACGCGCAGCAAACCCGCCGCGTCCTCGATCGGCTGGTGGGCTACCAGATTTCGCCGCTGCTGTGGGACAAGGTCCGCCGCGGGCTGAGCGCGGGCCGGGTGCAGACCGTCGCGCTGCGCCTCATCGTGGAGCGCGAGCGCGAAATCAAGGCGTTCCAGAAGACCGAGTACTGGACGCTGGACGCGCACCTTGCCGCCGGCAAGCCGCCGGCATTCGACGCGCACCTGGTGGGCGCCAATCCCGAAAAGAACGTGGTCCCCGACGCGGCCACGGCCGAGCGCCTGAACGCGGCGCTGGAAAAGGCCGAGTGGACCGTCACCGGCGTCGAGAAGAAGGAGCGCCGCCGCAGTCCGGCGCCGCCGTTCACCACGTCGAAGCTGCAGCAGGATTCGTCACGCAAGCTGCGCTTCAGCGTGAAGCGCACCATGATGCTGGCGCAGCGCCTGTACGAAGGCGTGGAACTCGGCGAAGAAGGCTCGGTCGGCCTGATCACCTACATGCGCACCGATTCGGTGAACGTGAGCAAAGATGCGCTTGCCGAAGTGCGCGAATTCATTCCGCAGCAGTTCGGCGCCGCATTCGTGCCCGAGCAGCCGAACTTCTACAAGTCGCGCAAGGCGGCGCAGGAGGCGCACGAGGCGATCCGGCCGACTTCGGTTGCGCGGCATCCGGATTCGATCCGGCAATATCTGAAGGACGACGAGTACAAGGTCTACAAGCTCATCTGGCAGCGCTTCGTGGCGTCGCAGATGACGCCCGCCGTCTTCGACCAGACGGTGGTGGACATCGAGGCGCGCACCAATGGTGACGCGTATCCGTTCCGGGTTACCGGTTCCGTCCTGAAGTTCGAAGGCTTCCTCAAGGTTTATGAGGAGTCGAAGGAAGGCAAGGACGAGGAAGATGAGGCGCTCCGTCACAAGCTGCCTCCGCTGGAAGCGGGACAGAAGCTCGCGTTGCGCGAGCTGAAGCCGGAGCAGCACTTCACCGAGCCACCGCCGCGCTACAACGAGGCGTCGCTGGTGAAGGAACTGGAAGAGCGCGGCATCGGGCGTCCGTCCACCTACGCGGCGATCCTCACAACCATCCAGGAGCGGCAGTACGTGCAGAAAGTCGGGGGCAAGTTCGTGCCGACCGAGATCGGGCTGGTCGTCACCGATCTGCTGGTGGAGAACTTCCCCGACATCTTCGACCTGCAATACACCGCGCGTTTGGAAGAAGAGCTGGACGACATCGAGGAAGGCAAGGAGCAGTGGACCGACGCGCTGGGCGAGTTTTACAAGAAATTCGAGAAAGACCTGAACTATGCCCGCAAGCACATGGAGAACATCAAGCGGATGGAGAAGCCCACCGAGGAGAAATGCGAACGGTGCGGCTCGCCGCTGGTGATCAAGTGGGGCAAACACGGGTCGTTTTACGCGTGCTCGTCGTACGACAAGAACGATCCCAACAGCTGCACGTTCACGAGAGAAAACCCGATTGACTTGCCCGACCTTGACTCGGCCGACATGCAGGAGACGTCGCAGGAGGAATACTGCGAGAACTGCGGGCGTCCGATGGTCCTGAAGCGCGGACGCTTCGGACAGTTCATGGCGTGCACCGGGTATCCGGACTGCAAGACCACGCGCCGCCTGGACCAGGGCAAGAAAGTTCCGGACATTCCGCTGGAAGAAACCTGTCCCAAGTGCGGGCGCAACATGGTGCTGCGCCACGGGCGCTACGGTGAGTTCGTGTCGTGCTCCGGGTATCCGGAGTGCAAGTACATCAAGCAGAACTTCATCGGGGTGAAATGTCCGGAGTGCAAGGACGGAGACCTGGTGGAGAAGAAAGCACGCAAGCGCGGGAACAGCTTCTACGGCTGCTCGAATTATCCGAAGTGCAAGTTCACCTCGGCGCACAAGCCGATCGCGGAGAAGTGCCCGCAATGCGGCAGCGAGTACCTGGTGGAGAAGAACCTGAAATCAGGGCTGGTGATTGCCTGCCCGAAGGGGGAGTGCGACTACTCGCGTCCGCTGGAGGCCGTCGCGGCTTCATAA